Genomic DNA from Cloeon dipterum chromosome 3, ieCloDipt1.1, whole genome shotgun sequence:
CGAGCCCCGCTCCATTGGCCTTATTAGCCCCGTTTGAGTGAAAAGAAAAGCCTGAGCCAGCTTTATACGACGGCGTTCAAAGGACAAACCGACGTTCGCTCTATCGTGCGCCACGGGTGTGCCGACGCATCTTGTGGCGAGTTCTCGTCTTGGACTTTGTGCCCGCAAACTGCACCCTTTGGAGCTTGAAGCTGTGGGAGGACAGCGCTGGGGCGCTGAATAGCGTGGCGCCGCCCGTGGGCGTCTTTTCGCGGGGGACCCGGTGCGGAGAGCGCGGCGCCACCGTCGGCTGCTGCGACGGTGGCGCCGCATGCTGCTGTCCTAGCATGCTGCTGTCCTTTCCACTTCGCGGaaactatatatttaataattgatttgattgttttagttattgattaaattgtgTAGTCctttaaaccaaaataaaaatatttctcgtaTAGAACTTGTgtttaaactaatttgaaaatttacagcctCATAATTTTACTACAATAGATTTCCTCAAATACATTAAACTCTTTAATATatcttgatttaaatataaacttaaCTCCAGggtgataaaatttcaataaaacgcAATCTAAAACTATATTATACACcgtgagatttattttttttgtacaaaattatctgcataatttaaaatatttacatagcacacaaacaaaacaatttttagccTACAAATTCGTTTCGACTGTGAAACTGGAGAatgatatttgtttttcttctcaaCTGAATTTGTGGAAGTGGGTTGAAGAAAGGgatttttttgacatttttgcaggaaaatttgTTGGTCAAAGTCACCTCGTACGCATTTGTTGAATAATTGTAGCCTTCCGTGCTGTACAACTGAAATACAAAGGCACTCTCTTTGGACTTAACAAATATGGCTTTCACTTTGCCAAACCTGGGAAGTGTTTCTTCAGTGTCATTGATCAACAGGTTTGAATCAGCTTGAATTTCGAAATTGttcaagaacaattttttaacagtatGTACGCCATTCGAAAATTCTGatgaacaatttaattctgcGGCTACTTCAGCTCCTAGGATGTACAGGTTTAGGTCAGCCAGTTGCTCTCCTACAGGCATGAAAGTTTTTTCTCCCAAGATTGTGCTACTTTTGTCTCCAAAGTTAAAATCAAGACAACGCTTGGTTTGGAACCGTGTGGCAATTGTCTTTggaatattaatgaaatttctggTTTGTTCTCCCACTTTAGAAGCCCAAGCGTTCATTGCTTCATACCTCATGTTCCAAGACACTCTGACTGGTCCCAGTTGCTCGATTACTGAGGGTGCATGaacaagaaaatgaaactTGGGAGTGGGAGGAAATTTGGGGTAAAGATCGCAGTATCTAGAATGGTGACAATTAATCATGAATCTGCTGAGGTTCAAATCGCTCTTTTTCACCTCATACGCAAGAAGCacgtttgtaatttttcccaaGAGACTGAAGTTTTCAATGTATGGCAAGGTTTCGCTCTTTGCGAAATCCTCTAGCATGAATGGCACGATGTAAATGAGACATAGCATTTGCGAAGCATTTTGCCTCAGTTTTCCGTTCTTGATGTGCGCAGGTTCAAATGGTGAGGGTTTTGATCGCAAAAACTCTTTTGGGAATGGGAAACCCGAGACAAGATAGTTCAGGTCGTTGTAGGTGAGCAAACTTCTCTCttcaatcaattcaaaaattaatgcacgCAACTCTACTTCTGCGACTCCTTCGAGCAAGTTATGCATCAGGTCCTGTGGTAGGCACGTTGtcaaatcgaaattttcaagatcAGCCAGTACAGAACGGCCGTTGATCCCATACAATTTACTGATTTCAGTTCTTTGCTCACCTGTCAAATTTTCGCTACACAATTTATCCACTCTTTCTCTGTGGCTTTTCAAGTCCCTTggaaaaacttcaaaaaaaacttttccaaTGTCTTCTTTTGAAATGTCGCAGTTCCTGCATGGCTTCAGTGCGAATCCAATTCCTTTGAAACCTCCAATACTATTTAAGGCCAAGCCATCACCGTTAAGAGACACAAGTGTGCCGTGAAGAATTAGTGGCTCATCCAACCCCTCGACAACAATTTTAACTCCTTCTGGAGCCTCaagctttttaatgaaatcaataaaatcggAAAGCAACGCTTCGAACCCGAAATATTTGATACTGTCGGCTGTGGCCACACCCTGCAGGTTTATCGACTTGAGGTTTGACCTAACATGCTCTGGTAGATTCAGTAGAGTCCAATAGACAAGTGTAACTTTGTGGGTTTTGGAGTATGAACCAAGCGGGTTACATAACTCCACATCATCCTCGTAGATTTGGAGTAAGAGgcagttttcatttttgtatttctgtACAATTGGGTGATTTTTAACTACTTTGCCATCATACACTGAGCGTATTATATTTTCGTCAGAGATGTAGTTTTTAGAGTTCAGGACAAGCTCCCTCACTTCTCTGTATTGCAGAAGCTcagtaatttgtttttcaataggAATATAAACTGCTTTAATGTCGTGCACGCCAAGAGATTCATTGCCATCCCCGTACGTAGGGAGAAAGCCAATACCTTGTTTGACAGGGACTGGCTCAATCAGACCGCAGTAGAGGCGAAGGCAAGACATGACTCGATGCTCAGTTGACACAGGTTTTACAGGATCTTCAAGCAGCATCTGCTTCGCTGCCCAGGCAAACTCTCCAGCAAGATCTTGATCAATTTTGCGCATCTTTTCCTacaaattgatataaaaatttgagcagttATAATCATatgaaattatgaaatcaTTTATATACCTCTAGCTGACTAATAAAGGATTGAAGTACGTTGTTCACGCATTCCGTCAAAACCTCAATGCCACCTAAATTCATAGCATGATTTTCGCGAAGAGTAACGATTGTTTTCAATGTCTCTTTTGCAATTTGGTTAAGGCCGACTTTATCCTCACTCATTTTGTAGCTTCAAACTgtagggaaaaataaattaatgataatatttaaagttagTTAGCGCAGTTTAAAccatgaaaaattttgttaaataaatctgcTGTCACGACGCCAGCCCCTCTAGCAACCATCAATAATGAGCCgattgtttacattttaatgataagCAATAAACTACCACCAAAACAGAAGTTCATATGTATGTGTAATccataaataaacaatttttacggaaaaaaaataaatctctatttgacaaaattgatttcaattaaaaattgctttttttgtacttaaaaaagttgtcaaaataattttttgtttaatgaaTTATACGCACTTGTGTGGCAGCcctgctaaattaaaatctcaaaatatgttaaattgaTACACGCCATTGGGTGATGaaacaaagcaaataataatataatgatttgaaaacataaaatcaaaaatgAACGAAACTTTCACAGTTTACATTTTGATAGCAGATAGGCCAGATATACCTTTGGACCTAGATCTCAAAAAAGGTCTTTTTACTGAGTTGCAAAAAGGATTTGCACTTTACTGTGAGGTAGATCCTTACCTCTCCAAgaaactggaaaatttttttcctgtctTTGACTTCTTTGATAACGTAAGGCAAAAGAACATTCAAATTGTGCCTACCACAAAGAATCTCCCACAGGGAGTCAATGAAGTATTTGTTCGTTTCCTTCCCAAAAATTCCCCAGTTAAAGAAAAACCCCAACCTGGCACAGAACCTGTTCAAATAAAGGTAAAGTTTAGCTATCCAAATAGCAGAATTTAATAAGAGCTTATACATTAACGATTGTAACAATACATACGTGTTTTCTCAGCCTGTAACTGATGCCAACAGTACAGAAGGAATATTTGAAAGagctgctgatgctgatgTGCAAGGGTTTGAATATGAACATTCCTTGGGAGAAATCGCGCTACAAATCGTGAATTGTTCTGACGAACGCGACTTGGGTGATCTTGAAGAACAggtaataaaataacaaaatggatttcaatttaatgttttatttatgatcAATATTTCTCCTTTCTGCGCAGGAGGTGCAGGAAATAAGCTCTGTCGTGGGCGGAATTTCTAATGGTTTACTGCACACTGAAACCACAGAGGGTACCAGCGTGTTTTTCGATGAAGACGAAGGCAGAGAAATCGCCCCTGaacaacaaaatcaaatcatcCCTGCAAATTTCGCACAAAGTTTGAGTGGGAAATCATCCTGCAGCGCGCTTAATCTGGAAGAGATCCCCCCCTTAAGGCTTAGCAAGCCTGTCCTGGAGATGGTTCAAGCTGGGCGAGTTCTGCACAACACATCACCATTTATTCGCGAAGCTGGTCGGCATCTATTGGATATCAAGTGGAATCCAACACCACGTGATTACGTGACTTACGTAACATTTTTACTGACCAATTTCCCAGAACTTGACACTCCAGAGCTTTCACAGAATAACTGCTTGATTGGcgtatgttaaaaaaattaaaaatattcagtaaTAAACTTAATAACCACTTATTGCCTATTCTTTTGTGAAACAGGACCAACTGAAAAAGATGCTCACCACTTTCGCCAGAAATTACAGGCATAGGATTGGTAACCAAGTACAAGAtgaggaaagaaaaagaggaTCCCTTTCAAAATCCATGGAGAAGAATCAGGTTTCTGCTCAAGCAATCACTGGCAATGACAATGAAGAGGCATCTTCATCGGCCGCTCCTCCACCAACAAAAAGGCAGAGAAAAACTGCAAACAATTGTGCAGCTGAAGGATCGAAAggtgaaaa
This window encodes:
- the LOC135940042 gene encoding uncharacterized protein LOC135940042, which encodes MSEDKVGLNQIAKETLKTIVTLRENHAMNLGGIEVLTECVNNVLQSFISQLEEKMRKIDQDLAGEFAWAAKQMLLEDPVKPVSTEHRVMSCLRLYCGLIEPVPVKQGIGFLPTYGDGNESLGVHDIKAVYIPIEKQITELLQYREVRELVLNSKNYISDENIIRSVYDGKVVKNHPIVQKYKNENCLLLQIYEDDVELCNPLGSYSKTHKVTLVYWTLLNLPEHVRSNLKSINLQGVATADSIKYFGFEALLSDFIDFIKKLEAPEGVKIVVEGLDEPLILHGTLVSLNGDGLALNSIGGFKGIGFALKPCRNCDISKEDIGKVFFEVFPRDLKSHRERVDKLCSENLTGEQRTEISKLYGINGRSVLADLENFDLTTCLPQDLMHNLLEGVAEVELRALIFELIEERSLLTYNDLNYLVSGFPFPKEFLRSKPSPFEPAHIKNGKLRQNASQMLCLIYIVPFMLEDFAKSETLPYIENFSLLGKITNVLLAYEVKKSDLNLSRFMINCHHSRYCDLYPKFPPTPKFHFLVHAPSVIEQLGPVRVSWNMRYEAMNAWASKVGEQTRNFINIPKTIATRFQTKRCLDFNFGDKSSTILGEKTFMPVGEQLADLNLYILGAEVAAELNCSSEFSNGVHTVKKLFLNNFEIQADSNLLINDTEETLPRFGKVKAIFVKSKESAFVFQLYSTEGYNYSTNAYEVTLTNKFSCKNVKKIPFFNPLPQIQLRRKTNIILQFHSRNEFVG